One region of Acomys russatus chromosome 8, mAcoRus1.1, whole genome shotgun sequence genomic DNA includes:
- the Cmss1 gene encoding protein CMSS1, with protein sequence MVTCTIQPSGDEEEGDTEMTQQDTAQVPEPPKKTKQVITTKSSRSSSPLTLTSSNTAAHSIRRWNIATHTSDITVLSKIFSSLTSSVLPDSLKFCHLSCCITAPVGLPASLWNVTKPTECFLIQPKETKEDSQKTRKWKKKKISDILAKSEPKPGTSEDLQKLLKDHYSGSRSVIELEELHLPDSCFLKANDLTHSLSSYLKEICPKWVKLRKTHNEKKSVLMLILCSSAVRALELIRSLTAFRGDAKVMKLFAKHIKVQEQVKLLEKRVVHLGVGTPGRIKELVKQDGLNLNPLKFLVFDWNWRDQKLRRMMDIPEIRKEVFELLDMGVFSLCKSDSLKLGLF encoded by the exons atggtgacttgtACCATAC AGCCATCGGGTgatgaggaagaaggagacaCAGAAATGACACAGCAGGACACAGCCCAGGTTCCAGAGCcaccaaagaaaaccaaacaggtGATCACCACCAAGAGCAGCCGTTCCAGCAGTCCCCTGACTCTAAC ATCTTCtaacacagcagcacacagcataAGGCGATGGAACATTGCCACGCACACAAGCGACATCACAGTTCTG TCAAAGATTTTTTCCAGTCTTACGTCATCTGTACTTCCTGACTCTCTCAAATTCTGTCACCTCAGCTGCTGCATAACAGCTCCAGTGGGTCTTCCAGCATCTCTGTGGAATGTTACCAAG CCTACAGAGTGCTTCCTGATAcaaccaaaggaaacaaaagaggaTTCCCAGAAGACCAGGAAGTGGAAAAAG aagaaaatttctgaTATTCTTGCGAAATCAGAGCCCAAACCAGGAACCTCTGAAgacctacagaagcttctcaaggACCATTACAGCGGCAGTCGGTCCGTGATTGAACTAGAGGAGCTGCACCTGCCAG ACTCCTGTTTCCTCAAGGCCAATGATTTGACTCACAGTCTCTCTTCATACctaaaagaaa TCTGCCCCAAGTGGGTAAAACTTCGGAAAACCCACAATGAGAAGAAGTCGGTGCTGATGCTGATCCTCTGCAGCTCTGCTGTCCGGGCCCTGGAGCTCATAAG GTCTCTGACAGCATTCAGAGGAGATGCCAAAGTTATGAAATTATTTGCAAAACACATAAAG GTCCAGGAGCAAGTCAAGTTGCTAGAGAAGCGTGTGGTGCACCTGGGTGTGGGGACTCCAGGGAGAATCAAAGAGCTTGTTAAACAAG ATGGCCTTAATTTGAACCCCTTAAAGTTTCTGGTTTTTGACTGGAACTGGCGAGATCAGAAGCTACGGAGAATGATGGACATTCCCGAG ATAAGAAAGGAGGTTTTTGAGCTTCTAGATATGGGAGTGTTCAGCCTATGCAAGTCAGACTCCTTGAAGCTGGGTCTTTTCTAA